The Candidatus Krumholzibacteriota bacterium nucleotide sequence GAGTGTGGCGGTGTAGCTCAGTTGGTTAGAGCAGCGGAATCATAATCCGCGTGTCCGGGGTTCAAATCCCTGCACCGCCACCAGATAAATGCCGTTATAATCTCCTTTAAAACGACATACCTATGGATTGCATCGAACAAACCAGGCTCTGGATCGACAGCCATGCCCTCATAATGCCGGGGTCAAGGATCATCGCCGCTGTCTCGGGAGGCCCCGACTCGATGGCCATGCTGACGATCCTCTCCTGCCTGTCGGAAGAAACAGGATTCACCCTGGCCGCCGCCTGTTTCGACCATCGTATCCGCGACAAGGGAGAACGCGAAAAAATGCTGGTCCTCAGGTACTGCGAAAAGCTCGGCATCGAAACCATGACCGGTTCAGGCGACGTACCCCTTATGGCCAGGCGGTCAAAAACAGGAATGGAAGAGACAGCGCGCAATATGAGATATGATTTCCTGGAAACAGAAGCGCGACGATGGCGGGCTGATTCGGTAGCACTTGGTCACAACCGGGATGATCAGGCAGAGACGATCCTTCATCATATCATAAGGGGTTCGGGCTGGAAGGGACTTTCCGGAATGCCGGTAAGACGAGGGATATTCATCAGGCCGGTCCTCTCGTCGAGCAGGGCCGAACTGAGAGAGTTCCTCGGGGAAAAAGGGATCAGATACGCGATTGACAAGAGCAACAGGGACAATACAATACTCAGAAACCGTATCCGCAACAGGCTTCTTCCGATGATCAGGCGCGATTTCAATCCATCGATCGACGACGCCCTGATAAGGACCGGAGAAAATATCGCCGAAGGTTGGAAACTCCTTGACGATCAGCTTGGATCCCTTCATCTCATCGAGGATTCTGGCGACATCATTGTCAAAGTCGGGGATGTCATGGAGCTGAGCGGTTTTCAGATCTACCTGCATCTGGACCGTATACTGAGGACGAGATTCGGCATCTACCGCGATATTGAAAAGATCCATTTCGACGCGGCGAAGAGACTCATACAGTCTGGCAGATCGGGCAGCATGATCCAGCTTCCTCATGGACTTGAGATCTGGAAAGAACATGACAGTATAAGGATCAGGTCCATCTTGGCCGGTATCGGGGATAAAACGATAGAACCGTCGGTCATACCATCCCCGGGGAGCTACGATCTGCCGTCATGGGATCTGACTCTGACGATCGAACGGCGTGGACCAGCGAAGGAACCCCGAGACTACGATCATCCGGGAGAGGAATTTGCCGGTATCGAGTTTCCCGTCATCATCAGGGCGAGGAGCCGGGGTGACAGGATTATCCCGGCGGGAATGAAGGGAAGAAAAAAACTGAGCGATATCTTCATCGACAAAAAAATACCGCTTAAAAAGCGCGGACTGATCCCCGTTTTCGAGGATAAAAAAGGGATCTTCTGGGTTCCGGGAATAGTCGCCGCCGAAAGGACAAAGGTGAAGGATCCATCGGAAGGGACTGTTATCATTACCCTTAAAGATCCAGGAGGCGTGAAAATTTAAGTCTTTCCTCAAGCATTCAATTATGCTACTCTCCCGTGAGGAAATTTAAAAGATAGAACGGACATTGATCAGAAAATGACTGAATACAAGACGATATTTTCCGCCGAGGAGATCGAAAAAAGAGTCTGTGAACTGGCCGGAGAGATATCAAACGACTATACGGATGGCAAGCCGGTTTTCATAACGCTCCTTAAAGGAGCTTTTATTTTTATGGCGGACCTCGTCCGCCATCTTACGATTCCCCATGAGATCGATTTCGTCTCACTCTCATCCTACCGCAACGGCGCCAAAAGAAGTAATGTGATCGAGGTAGTAAACCATATAAGAGCAGATCTGAGAGACCGGGATGTCATCATCATTGACGAAATAGTCGATTCAGGTCACACGCTTTCCCTTCTTTTAAGGACGATAGGCGAGAAGAGGACGAAAAGCTTGAGAGTCTGCACTCTTCTCGACAAACCGTCTGCCAGAAAGACGGATGTCCCGGTTCATTACAGCGGATTCAAGATCCCGGACATCTTCGTGGTCGGATATGGCCTCGATTACATGGAGATGCACAGGAACCTGCCATTCATTGCGGAACTGACACCACAACTAAAAGAACTGGCAATAACCGCCGATAACCGACAGTAGTGACTGGTAGCGTACAGTGGGCACTCCAGGCCCCTTTCACCTGCGGGAAAGGCCTCTCTGTGGCAAGATCAGCTAAACAGTGTAGACAAACTCCCCGTTTTTCATTATCTTGCAGGATATGTCGAAGTATCTTTATCAAGGATGTTGAATAATAAAATGGATGAAAAAGGAAAAAACAAAAATATCCCTCCACAAAAAAGGTGGGTACCGCCGGGATCTGCTCCC carries:
- the tilS gene encoding tRNA lysidine(34) synthetase TilS, which encodes MDCIEQTRLWIDSHALIMPGSRIIAAVSGGPDSMAMLTILSCLSEETGFTLAAACFDHRIRDKGEREKMLVLRYCEKLGIETMTGSGDVPLMARRSKTGMEETARNMRYDFLETEARRWRADSVALGHNRDDQAETILHHIIRGSGWKGLSGMPVRRGIFIRPVLSSSRAELREFLGEKGIRYAIDKSNRDNTILRNRIRNRLLPMIRRDFNPSIDDALIRTGENIAEGWKLLDDQLGSLHLIEDSGDIIVKVGDVMELSGFQIYLHLDRILRTRFGIYRDIEKIHFDAAKRLIQSGRSGSMIQLPHGLEIWKEHDSIRIRSILAGIGDKTIEPSVIPSPGSYDLPSWDLTLTIERRGPAKEPRDYDHPGEEFAGIEFPVIIRARSRGDRIIPAGMKGRKKLSDIFIDKKIPLKKRGLIPVFEDKKGIFWVPGIVAAERTKVKDPSEGTVIITLKDPGGVKI
- the hpt gene encoding hypoxanthine phosphoribosyltransferase; translated protein: MTEYKTIFSAEEIEKRVCELAGEISNDYTDGKPVFITLLKGAFIFMADLVRHLTIPHEIDFVSLSSYRNGAKRSNVIEVVNHIRADLRDRDVIIIDEIVDSGHTLSLLLRTIGEKRTKSLRVCTLLDKPSARKTDVPVHYSGFKIPDIFVVGYGLDYMEMHRNLPFIAELTPQLKELAITADNRQ